Proteins encoded by one window of Cannabis sativa cultivar Pink pepper isolate KNU-18-1 chromosome 4, ASM2916894v1, whole genome shotgun sequence:
- the LOC115713351 gene encoding uncharacterized protein LOC115713351, translating to MLKIESKPNFKFYDRCAELNLNHLMFIDDVILFCHGDFKSIYYVLQGLKLFSRSSSLQPNPNKSAIYCYGMDDQDIQRIIDCSRFSKKEVPLKYFGIPICAKRISVKESMVLADKMTARIKTWSSRNLSLAGRAILVNSILMSIHFYWSQVMVLLKKTIRDIEAICRAYLWKGHHVSQGSGPIAWDHVCQPKATGGISLKKIAKWNIAAMTKYVWVIANKEDNLWIRWIHCVYIKGEEWWNYQAPPQASWYWRKLVVVKNQVKASMDIHQFVFVQYKISNGYKALCPPQNKMNWSHEVWNRLNIPRHSFFLWIVVQDRLRTRERLYKLNIIGEDFCLFCKDQTESSEHLFFSFSFSKLCLSQVKAWLGWRVETTALNRLLRWLERAKISRFHKVVLVAAVVALVYHLWKNRNDILWNSTKQAQEQVVHVTKEDVKSRVVCNWPKYVKPVDGCWFSTL from the coding sequence ATGTTGAAGATCGAATCTAAaccaaatttcaaattttatgacAGGTGTGCAGAGCTTAATTTGAACCACTTGATGTTTATTGATGATGTTATACTCTTTTGTCATGGAGATTTCAAGAGTATCTACTATGTTTTACAAGGTTTAAAGCTCTTTTCACGCTCTTCTAGTTTGCAACCGAATCCAAACAAGTCTGCAATCTATTGTTATGGTATGGATGATCAAGATATTCAACGTATCATTGACTGCTCAAGATTTAGCAAAAAAGAGGTACCTCTCAAATACTTTGGTATCCCTATTTGTGCTAAACGTATATCAGTTAAAGAAAGCATGGTGTTAGCAGATAAAATGACAGCTAGAATCAAAACATGGAGTTCAAGGAACTTATCTCTAGCAGGAAGGGCCATACTTGTTAACTCAATCCTCATGTCAATTCATTTTTACTGGAGTCAAGTTATGGTTTTACTAAAGAAGACGATTAGAGATATTGAAGCTATTTGCCGAGCTTACTTGTGGAAAGGCCATCATGTGTCCCAAGGCTCTGGACCAATTGCTTGGGATCATGTTTGCCAACCAAAAGCAACAGGAGGGATCAGTTTGAAAAAGATTGCAAAATGGAACATTGCAGCGATGACAAAATATGTGTGGGTAATTGCGAATAAGGAAGACAATTTGTGGATTAGATGGATTCACTGTGTATATATTAAAGGTGAGGAATGGTGGAACTACCAAGCTCCACCCCAAGCAAGCTGGTATTGGAGGAAATTGGTTGTTGTTAAAAATCAAGTTAAAGCTTCTATGGACATTCATCAATTTGTTTTCGTTCAGTACAAGATATCTAATGGCTACAAGGCTCTTTGTCCCCCCCAAAACAAAATGAATTGGAGCCATGAGGTATGGAATAGACTTAATATACCTAGACATAGTTTTTTCTTATGGATTGTTGTCCAAGATAGGCTTAGAACTAGGGAAAGGCTGTATAAACTCAATATCATTGGAGAAGACTTCTGCTTGTTCTGCAAAGACCAAACTGAATCTTCAGAGCATCTattcttctctttctccttctctAAACTTTGTCTATCTCAAGTAAAAGCTTGGCTTGGCTGGAGGGTTGAAACAACAGCTTTGAATAGGTTGTTAAGATGGTTAGAACGTGCCAAAATCAGCAGGTTTCACAAGGTAGTATTGGTCGCTGCTGTGGTTGCCTTGGTATATCATTTATGGAAGAACCGAAATGATATTTTGTGGAACTCAACAAAGCAAGCACAGGAACAGGTGGTTCATGTTACAAAGGAAGATGTGAAGAGTAGAGTGGTCTGCAATTGGCCTAAATATGTCAAACCGGTTGATGGTTGTTGGTTTTCAACATTGTAA
- the LOC115713349 gene encoding uncharacterized protein LOC115713349, whose product MFKGWCFTSNIAWHDGGRIIVAWIPFSYSVNILKCTSQLIHLQVATLDGKHCFFATFVYAFNELEGRKLLWANLKNLATHEPWMVMGDFNDILLKEERIGKKVKFNAATDFIDCVGTCQLKDIKYSGSYYTWNNKRQGSERICSKIDRFLANQRWLDSFSSTEAIFAAEELFDYTIAIIALSHEIVNGKKPLKYFQMWTSHPQYSKIVKGVYNQGITGSKMYQVISKLKKLKVAFKELNMQHFSNIQEATDEAKKEMLDVQKKLQLEPLNHELTAKEVAAWVKYGQLLKGRNSFMYQKSKISWIKNRDENTAIFHASIKERRKLYNILSIEDQ is encoded by the coding sequence ATGTTTAAGGGATGGTGTTTTACATCCAATATTGCTTGGCATGATGGAGGTCGAATTATTGTGGCGTGGATTCCTTTTAGCTACTCCGTGAACATACTAAAATGTACCAGCCAGCTTATTCATCTACAAGTAGCTACTTTAGATGGTAAGCATTGCTTCTTTGCTACCTTTGTGTATGCTTTCAATGAGTTAGAAGGGAGGAAACTACTTTGGGCAAATTTAAAGAATTTGGCTACCCATGAACCATGGATGGTTATGGGAGACTTTAATGACATATTGCTTAAGGAGGAAAGGATTGGAAAAAAGGTGAAATTCAATGCTGCAACAGATTTTATAGATTGTGTTGGAACATGTCAATTAAAAGATATAAAGTATAGTGGCAGCTACTATACTTGGAACAACAAAAGACAAGGAAGCGAGAGGATTTGCTCAAAAATAGATCGATTTCTTGCCAATCAAAGATGGTTAGATAGTTTCTCTTCTACTGAAGCTATTTTTGCAGCAGAGGAATTATTTGATTACACCATAGCTATTATTGCTTTGTCTCATGAAATAGTTAATGGAAAAAAGCCATTGAAGTATTTTCAAATGTGGACTTCCCATCCACAATACTCAAAGATTGTAAAAGGGGTCTATAACCAAGGAATTACTGGCTCTAAAATGTACCAAGTCATATCAAAGCTGAAGAAACTTAAAGTGGCTTTTAAGGAACTCAACATGCAGCATTTCTCAAATATTCAAGAGGCCACTGATGAAGCAAAAAAGGAGATGTTAGATGTTCAGAAGAAGCTGCAATTAGAGCCTCTAAATCATGAACTTACTGCTAAAGAAGTAGCAGCTTGGGTCAAATATGGACAACTTTTGAAAGGCCGCAATTCATTTATGTACCAGAAATCCAAGATTAGTTGGATTAAAAATAGAGACGAAAATACGGCCATTTTTCATGCTAGTATCAAAGAGAGGAGGAAATTATATAACATATTATCTATTGAAGACCAGTAG